One Dioscorea cayenensis subsp. rotundata cultivar TDr96_F1 chromosome 15, TDr96_F1_v2_PseudoChromosome.rev07_lg8_w22 25.fasta, whole genome shotgun sequence genomic region harbors:
- the LOC120277700 gene encoding uncharacterized protein LOC120277700, with the protein MGDAEGVQDLEVVSKVLRSLAPKFNWVAVVIEESKDIAKLSLDDLCGMLQAHEVRVNCAAGKTVEKAFHVKTEHSTPNYSKVGGAWSSWGDGRGCGRAREKQPEKGVGLIAEEESTENLFMASCSMGEQSRTVWLIDSGCSNHMTRDKSLFSSLDESVSITVRLGNNKEIKVCGEGVIAVNTSVGTQKRLEGVQYVPGEESSNMRLEIKQQHVPTRYCEDWKLSDECKESNSGGTVASKVGASELQQFDVHGSQEAGIRVA; encoded by the exons ATGGGTGACGCCGAGGGAGTCCAG GATCTAGAAGTCGTCTCCAAGGTGTTACGGAGTCTAGCACCGAAGTTCAACTGGGTTGCAGTCGTGATTGAGGAGTCGAAGGATATTGCGAAGCTCTCGCTGGATGATCTCTGTGGAATGCTACAAGCTCACGAGGTGAGGGTGAATTGTGCAGCTGGGAAAACAGTTGAGAAAGCTTTCCATGTCAAGACTGAGCATTCTACACCAAACTACAGCAAAGTTGGGGGTGCTTGGAGCTCATGGGGAGATGGCCGAGGCTGCGGCAG AGCTCGTGAGAAGCAACCAGAGAAGGGTGTCGGTCTTATTGCAGAGGAGGAAAGCACCGAGAATCTCTTCATGGCTAGTTGCTCCATGGGTGAACAATCCAGGACTGTATGGCTTATAGATTCCGGGTGCTCGAACCACATGACTAGGGACAAATCTCTATTTAGTAGTCTTGATGAATCAGTGAGCATCACTGTGAGATTGGGAAATAATAAGGAGATAAAGGTATGTGGCGAGGGCGTCATTGCTGTAAACACAAGCGTGGGAACCCAGAAGAGGCTAGAAGGGGTTCAATATGTGCCggg TGAAGAGTCAAGCAATATGCGTCTTGAGATCAAGCAACAACATGTTCCCACTCGATATTGCGAAGATTGGAAGCTTAGTGATGAATGCAAGGAGTCGAACTCTGGAGGAACTGTGGCATCTAAGGTTGGGGCATCTGAATTACAACAGTTTGATGTCCATGGCTCACAAGAAGCTGGTATTCGAGTTGCCTGA